Genomic DNA from Comamonas resistens:
GCCTTCTACCCCCCAAAAATCCAAATCCCGCAATGAAATTCTGATCAAGGGCCTGACGATTGCGCTGATCGGCATCATTATTTTGCTCGCCCCGGTTTTCAAGCCCGAAAGCGGCATCGGCCAATTGTTTGCCCAGTCCTATCTGGTGGGCTGGTTTGCGCTGGTGCTGGGCCTGGCCTTCATCGCCCAATATCTGCTGGCCCGCTTCAAGAAGTGACGGACTCCGCCTTGCTGCAGCCGCTGGCCCGGGCCCGCAGCCAGATTGCGCAGTGGCAGGTCCGCGCGGCTGCGGCCGGCCTTGCGCTGCGCAAGCCGCCGCCCGAGCCAACCAGTTGCTGCGGTCGCGGCTGTAACGGCTGCGTCTGGGAAGGCTATTACGACGCGCTGGGCTTCTGGCTGGAAGATGCCGCCCAAGCCTTGCAGGCATGCTGAAAGCCTGCCACCTCGGCCGAATCAAGCCATTTCCTGCTCCAGCGCAGGCAGGTAAAGCGCATGAACTTCTGTTTTCATAGCATTTTCATCGTGCCCCGCCAGTTGCCGATCACCGATGCGAAAGCGCCCGGCGCCCGCCTCCAGCCGCTGAGCCTGATGAAATAGTTCGCGCGCGGCGGCGCTGGACTCGGCCACCAGGCCCGCATTCTGGCTGGTCATATGGTCCAGCACCTGCACGGCCTCGCTGATCTGGGCAATGCCCTGGTTCTGGGCCTGGGCGGCTTCCGTGATCGAAGCGATCAGGCCGCTGACCTTGTGCACATCGCGCACGATGTTCTCCATGCGCTGGCCAGCCTGCAGCGCCAGGGTCTGGCCCGACTGCATCTGCCGCGTGGAATGCTCCATGAGCTGACGGATCTGCTTGGCCGCTTCGGCGCTGCGCTGGGCCAGCTCACGCACCTCGGCCGCCACCACGGCAAAGCCTCTGCCCTGCGGGCCCGCACGTGCGGCCTCGACGGCCGCATTGAGCGCCAGGATATTGGTCTGGAACGCAATGCCGTCGATCACGCCCACGATCGCGGCCACCTGCTGATTGCTTTGCGCCAGCTGCTGCATATTGCTGACCACCTGCTGCACCACGCTGCCGCCGCTTTCCGCAGCCTCGGCCACGCTGCGTGCGCTGTGGTCCGCATGGCGCGCGCTGTCGGCCGACTGTATGACCAGGGTGACCATGCTCTCTATGCTGTCTACCGTGGTCTTGAGCTGCTCGGCCGCATGGGCCGTGCGGTCTGACAGGTCGCTGTTGTCCTGTGCCATCTGGCTGGAGGCCGCCGCCACGGCCACCACGCCCCCCTGCACCTCGCCCACCAGGCCACGCAGCTGCTGCGTCATCTGCGCCAGCGCCTGCATCAGCTGCCCCGGCTCGTCGAGCCGCTGCGCGCCATCTCCCTGGGAGGTGAAGCTCAGATCGCCTGCCGCAATGGTTTGGGCCAACTGCACGGCCTGTGCCAACGGCATGGTGATGGAGCGAATCGTGGCCAGGGACAGCAGCGCACCCAGCAGCCCCATAAGCAGCCCCACGCCCATGGCCATGCGCTTGGCCAGGCCGCTCTGGGCCTGGGCCTGCTGCTCGGTCTGCTGGCGCTGCTGCTGCTGAGCGGTGATGAAGGCGTCCTGCGCCTGTACATAGCGCTGCGCGGCCGGCACCAACTGCTCATCGACAAGCTTTTGCGCCTCCCAGGCCTTGCCCAGATCGCGGGCCTGATAGGCCTGCTCGTAGATGCTCAGCACGGCCTTGCGCTCCTGCTCGACCCGTGCCAGGCCGCTGCGGTCCGCATCGCTTTGCGCACCCTGCTGCACCTGTTGCTGCAGGCCGCTGGCCTGCTGCATGAGAGCGCGGGCTTTTTGCGAGAGCTGGGCAATCAGATGCTCTTCGGACGAAAGCACGCTGGCCAGGGCCGCTTCCACGCTTTGCAGCGTCAGCGCCTGCCAGCGCAGCGCCAGATTGATGCGCTGGTCCGTGGCCTGCACGGCCGCACTCACCCGCTGCTCCACATTCTGCAGATAGCTGAACAGACCGCCCGCCACCAGTACACAGCACAGCAACAGCCCCAGGAACAAAGCCCACATCTTGCGGGCCACCGAAAGGTTCTGGAATTTTTTCAACAACATGAACACACCGTCGATCAGGCATCCGGGCACTGCGCCCGTCGATCGTTACGATATGAAACACAGATGTCAGCGCTATGACAAATATGAAAAAAGCGCCTGCAACCCAGAGGTCACAAGCGCTTTCAGCTATCAAATTGCTAGATCAAAGCAGGCTGGCCGGGTCCATATAGCGCAGCCGCCATTCTTCAAAAGTCAGCGTATCGGCGGCCTCGATGGCCGTCTGGTCCGCAAAGGACTTTTCGCTCATCTGCTCGAAGCGCTGCTGCTGCTCGGCCGTCCAGGGCATGGCCAGCAAGGTATCACGCGCCCTGGCCGACTGCGCCGTCATGAAGTCGATGAAGCGGTTGTCATAGGCACCGGTCAGCTGCTCCAGCACATGGGCCGAAGGCGTGATCTGCGCGCCGTTGACGCGGTCCAACGCCTGCTGCAGAGCCGCGCTGTAGTCGCCGCAACCGTGGGCGGCATCAAGCGCCTGGGCATAGGGCTTGCATTGCTGCAGCACATCGAGCGCCCAATCCGTCAGCAGCACCTGCTGACCGTTGCGCACGAGCTTGAGGCCGGGCTCGCGGCCCTGCTCGGCCGTCAGATGCTGGTTGTGCTTGAGGTCGGCGATTTCCTGGGGCGTGTCGGGCGGGCTGTCTGTGTGCAGGCAGTGGAGCAGAAAGACATCGAGCATGCGCATGGTGGCCGGGGCAATGCCCACGGTCTCGAAGGGATCGATATCCATGAGACGCACTTCCACATACTCCACGCCACGCTCGCGCAGCGCGTGCAGCGGACGCTCGCCGCTCTTGACGGTGCGCTTGGGGCGGATGGTGCCGTAGAACTCGTTTTCGATCTGCAGCAGGCCCGTGCCCAGCTGGTTGTAGTCGCCCCCGGGGTTGCGCACACCCAGTTGCTCGTAGGCCGGATAGGGGCGTGTCAGCGCTTCGTGCAGCGAGTCGGCATAGCCGTCCAGACCGTTGTAGCTGACGTTGATGCTGGACTGCGCATCGCTCTGATAGCCGAGGCGCCCCATGCGCAGCGAGGTCGCATGCGGCAGATACAGCGCGTCCTTGCCGTCGCCCAGCGGCTGCAGGCGGTGCTCGCGCCCTTCGACAAAACAGGGGCACAGCGCGGGCGACGCGCCATACAGATACAGCAACACAAAGGCATCGCGGCGGAAATTGCGGATCAGCGCAAAGTACTCATCGCTGCTGACGCCCGGTAGCGACCA
This window encodes:
- a CDS encoding oxidoreductase-like domain-containing protein — encoded protein: MTDSALLQPLARARSQIAQWQVRAAAAGLALRKPPPEPTSCCGRGCNGCVWEGYYDALGFWLEDAAQALQAC
- a CDS encoding methyl-accepting chemotaxis protein yields the protein MLLKKFQNLSVARKMWALFLGLLLCCVLVAGGLFSYLQNVEQRVSAAVQATDQRINLALRWQALTLQSVEAALASVLSSEEHLIAQLSQKARALMQQASGLQQQVQQGAQSDADRSGLARVEQERKAVLSIYEQAYQARDLGKAWEAQKLVDEQLVPAAQRYVQAQDAFITAQQQQRQQTEQQAQAQSGLAKRMAMGVGLLMGLLGALLSLATIRSITMPLAQAVQLAQTIAAGDLSFTSQGDGAQRLDEPGQLMQALAQMTQQLRGLVGEVQGGVVAVAAASSQMAQDNSDLSDRTAHAAEQLKTTVDSIESMVTLVIQSADSARHADHSARSVAEAAESGGSVVQQVVSNMQQLAQSNQQVAAIVGVIDGIAFQTNILALNAAVEAARAGPQGRGFAVVAAEVRELAQRSAEAAKQIRQLMEHSTRQMQSGQTLALQAGQRMENIVRDVHKVSGLIASITEAAQAQNQGIAQISEAVQVLDHMTSQNAGLVAESSAAARELFHQAQRLEAGAGRFRIGDRQLAGHDENAMKTEVHALYLPALEQEMA
- the gshA gene encoding glutamate--cysteine ligase; its protein translation is MKTSQAAVNMPSAERLLGIRRGIEKEGLRALATGSLALTPHPAELGSALTHPHITTDYSESQLELITGARLGVEECLDELMEVHQFVLRNLSESGELMWNSSMPCRLPIDETIPLGRYGSSHSGRSKSVYRMGLGHRYGRRMQTISGIHYNWSLPGVSSDEYFALIRNFRRDAFVLLYLYGASPALCPCFVEGREHRLQPLGDGKDALYLPHATSLRMGRLGYQSDAQSSINVSYNGLDGYADSLHEALTRPYPAYEQLGVRNPGGDYNQLGTGLLQIENEFYGTIRPKRTVKSGERPLHALRERGVEYVEVRLMDIDPFETVGIAPATMRMLDVFLLHCLHTDSPPDTPQEIADLKHNQHLTAEQGREPGLKLVRNGQQVLLTDWALDVLQQCKPYAQALDAAHGCGDYSAALQQALDRVNGAQITPSAHVLEQLTGAYDNRFIDFMTAQSARARDTLLAMPWTAEQQQRFEQMSEKSFADQTAIEAADTLTFEEWRLRYMDPASLL